The genome window GCACGGAGAGAGCGCCCCTACAGGAAATTTACGGGAGTTGCATCGCCTCGCGGACTTCTTCCATCGTTTTCTGCGCGATGGCGCGGGCGCGTTTGCCGCCGTTGATGAGCACATCCTTGACATAATCCGGCCTGATTTCCAATTCAGCGCGTCTGGCACGGAACGTCTCAAGATGCTTGTTCAAATTGTTCGCAAAGCGAAGTTTGCAATCCACACAACCGATTCCAGCCCGGCGGCATTCGGTGTTGATCATGTCCACTTCCTCCTGCGGGGAGAAAATTTTATGCATCGTGAACACGTTACACACATCGGGGTTGCCGGGGTCTGTCTTTCTCTGGCGCGCAGGGTCCGTTACCATTTCGCGCACCCGCTTGACTGTCTCTTCGGGCGTGGATGCAAGTTCAATATGGTTGTTCAAGCTCTTGCTCATCTTGTCCTGACCATCAATGCCGACAACCTTCAAAACCTCGGTATGCTTCACCTGCGGCTCGATCAACGCCTTGGTCTTGTAACGATAGTTGAAGGAACGCACGATCTCACGCGCAAATTCGATGTGCGGGGCCTGATCAATACCGACGGGAACCACCTCCGTTTTGTACAGCACAATATCCGCGGTCATCAACACAGGATAACCGACCAGGCCATAATTCACATTCTCAGGCTGCTGGCGTACCTTCTCCTTAAAGGTCGGCAGATCGGTCAATTTGCCGAACTGGGTCACCATTGAAAGGTAGGTGTGCAGCTCCATCACTTCAGGAACATGCGATTGTACGAACAAAATTGAATCGTCTGGGCGGATGCCTGCGGCGAGCCAGTCCAACGCCATTTCAAAGGTGTTTAATTTCAAATCCTGTGTGGTCTCCACCGTCGTCAGGGCGTGGACATCCACGATGCAGTACACACAATCGTACTCATCCTGCAACGCAACATAATTCTTGATTGCACCAAGGTAATTCCCCAAATGCTGGCGCCCTGTTGGGCGGGCACCTGAAAATACTCTTCCCTTTTTCACCATTCGCTGACCTCTTAATCAACCATCTTTGAGATGGTGGTTAGAATTTCGCCCGCTTCGGCGTGGCGCTTTGTCTCCAATTTGGAATAGACCAACTCCCCGTTCACACT of Anaerolineales bacterium contains these proteins:
- the trpS gene encoding tryptophan--tRNA ligase, with amino-acid sequence MVKKGRVFSGARPTGRQHLGNYLGAIKNYVALQDEYDCVYCIVDVHALTTVETTQDLKLNTFEMALDWLAAGIRPDDSILFVQSHVPEVMELHTYLSMVTQFGKLTDLPTFKEKVRQQPENVNYGLVGYPVLMTADIVLYKTEVVPVGIDQAPHIEFAREIVRSFNYRYKTKALIEPQVKHTEVLKVVGIDGQDKMSKSLNNHIELASTPEETVKRVREMVTDPARQRKTDPGNPDVCNVFTMHKIFSPQEEVDMINTECRRAGIGCVDCKLRFANNLNKHLETFRARRAELEIRPDYVKDVLINGGKRARAIAQKTMEEVREAMQLP